In a genomic window of Pantanalinema sp.:
- a CDS encoding FliI/YscN family ATPase, whose protein sequence is MAIELPPQRDFGFEAYDFALKDTAPIRSRGQVVQLVGLVIEAVLQGVRYGELCYIYSIDKSRIFPAEVQGFKARRVMLMPLVEIEGLGAGCEVVATGRMVSVKVGPGLLGRVLDGLGNPIDGKGPIIAETAYPLMNPPPNSMTRKRIDTVMPTGVRVIDGFLTLGEGQRIGLFAGSGVGKSTLLGQIARNCKADISVLCLVGERGREVREFMEESLGEEGLKRSVVVVATSDTSSLMRFKAPLVASSIAEFFRDQNLRVFLMMDSMTRFAMAMREIGLAIGEPPAQKGYTPSVFALIPKLLERAGTSDKGSITAIYTVLVDGGDMDEPIADCVRGVLDGHVVMLRSIASQGIFPAIDVLQSVSRLINFLATKEHYKAQMKVRQIMADYREVQDLLNMGAYVRGSNPNFDKAISLWDQIKSFLKQGIHENDPYEETVKTILMLGSDTSAASMFS, encoded by the coding sequence ATGGCGATCGAGTTGCCGCCGCAGCGCGACTTCGGCTTCGAGGCCTACGACTTCGCCCTCAAGGACACGGCGCCCATCCGCTCCCGCGGCCAGGTGGTCCAGCTCGTGGGCCTGGTCATCGAGGCTGTCTTGCAGGGCGTGCGCTACGGCGAGCTCTGCTACATCTACTCGATCGACAAGTCCCGCATCTTCCCGGCCGAGGTGCAGGGCTTCAAGGCCCGCCGCGTCATGCTGATGCCGCTGGTCGAGATCGAGGGCCTGGGGGCCGGCTGCGAGGTGGTCGCCACCGGCCGCATGGTGTCGGTCAAGGTGGGGCCCGGGCTCCTGGGCCGGGTGCTCGACGGCCTCGGCAACCCCATCGACGGCAAGGGGCCGATCATCGCCGAGACGGCCTATCCCCTGATGAACCCGCCGCCCAACTCCATGACTCGCAAGCGCATCGACACGGTCATGCCGACCGGGGTGCGGGTGATCGACGGCTTCTTGACCCTCGGCGAGGGGCAGCGCATCGGCCTCTTCGCGGGCTCGGGGGTGGGCAAGTCCACCCTGCTCGGCCAGATCGCCCGGAACTGCAAGGCCGACATCTCGGTCCTGTGCCTGGTGGGGGAGCGCGGCCGCGAGGTGCGCGAGTTCATGGAGGAATCGCTCGGTGAGGAGGGCCTCAAGCGCTCGGTGGTCGTGGTCGCCACCTCGGACACCAGCTCCCTGATGCGCTTCAAGGCGCCCCTGGTCGCCTCCAGCATCGCCGAGTTCTTCCGCGACCAGAACCTACGGGTCTTCCTGATGATGGACTCCATGACGCGCTTCGCCATGGCCATGCGCGAGATCGGCCTGGCCATCGGCGAGCCGCCCGCCCAGAAGGGGTACACCCCCTCGGTCTTCGCCCTGATCCCCAAGCTCCTGGAGCGGGCGGGCACCTCGGACAAGGGCTCCATCACGGCCATCTACACGGTGCTGGTGGACGGCGGCGACATGGACGAGCCCATCGCGGACTGCGTTCGAGGCGTGCTGGACGGCCACGTGGTCATGCTGCGCTCGATCGCATCCCAGGGCATCTTCCCGGCGATCGACGTCCTGCAGAGCGTCAGCCGTCTGATCAACTTCCTGGCGACCAAGGAGCACTACAAGGCCCAGATGAAGGTCCGCCAGATCATGGCCGACTACCGGGAGGTGCAGGACCTCCTGAACATGGGCGCCTACGTGCGGGGCAGCAACCCCAACTTCGACAAGGCCATCTCGCTCTGGGACCAGATCAAGAGCTTCCTCAAGCAGGGCATCCACGAGAACGACCCCTACGAGGAGACGGTCAAGACCATCCTCATGCTGGGCTCGGACACCTCGGCCGCGAGCATGTTCTCGTAA